One window of Gloeothece citriformis PCC 7424 genomic DNA carries:
- a CDS encoding DUF1818 family protein yields the protein MIDRLLKQGQGWRLGWDSQAEIYKGLVGSQDWAIELTEAELNEFCRLLHQLAQTMEQMKDHLMDSERIACEAESDLLWMEVEGFPHAYSLRLILHQDRRFEGNWSADAVKELIEATQLLKVF from the coding sequence ATGATAGACCGGTTACTCAAACAGGGCCAAGGATGGCGACTCGGTTGGGACTCACAAGCAGAGATTTACAAAGGGTTAGTGGGTAGCCAAGATTGGGCGATCGAATTAACCGAAGCAGAATTAAATGAATTTTGTCGGTTATTACATCAATTAGCCCAAACGATGGAACAGATGAAAGATCACTTAATGGACTCAGAGAGGATTGCTTGTGAGGCCGAAAGTGATTTACTCTGGATGGAAGTAGAAGGGTTTCCTCATGCTTATTCTTTACGCTTAATTCTCCATCAAGACCGCCGTTTTGAGGGAAATTGGTCAGCAGACGCGGTAAAAGAATTAATAGAGGCTACCCAATTATTAAAAGTGTTTTGA
- a CDS encoding DUF4346 domain-containing protein codes for MNQLVENITTIDNELSKRHIDLDPGGYFIIYLDREANLICAKHYTNIINEQGLAVDPETGKVIPAKGKVERTAETLYTARTAKELSVKIIENPSCPVTMLDHACYLGREFIRAEMALISGQEYIQD; via the coding sequence ATGAATCAATTAGTAGAAAACATTACAACCATTGACAACGAATTATCTAAACGTCATATTGATTTAGATCCAGGGGGATATTTTATTATTTATTTGGATCGAGAAGCTAATTTAATTTGTGCCAAACATTATACTAATATTATTAATGAACAGGGATTAGCGGTCGATCCAGAAACCGGTAAAGTGATCCCTGCCAAAGGCAAAGTAGAACGGACGGCTGAAACTTTATATACCGCTAGAACGGCAAAAGAACTGTCTGTCAAAATTATTGAAAACCCATCTTGTCCCGTTACGATGTTAGATCATGCTTGTTATTTAGGACGAGAATTTATCCGCGCTGAAATGGCTTTAATTAGTGGACAAGAGTATATCCAAGATTAA